In a genomic window of Chrysemys picta bellii isolate R12L10 chromosome 1, ASM1138683v2, whole genome shotgun sequence:
- the LOC101951108 gene encoding 2-oxoglutarate receptor 1-like: MNTVSEDLANFTTLPSHADTFKNCTDEEFLQIKSYLSVLYSIIFLVCFPGNIIVIFTYIFKMRPWKSSTIIMLNLAVTDLLYLATLPFLIHYSANGDNWIFGAFMCKFIRFNFYINLYSSIFFLTCFSIFRYIVVIYPTSCFFVRKRSWAVVACAAVWVISLVAASPLNFLITSKENQNRSICLDLTTSEDLETSRWYNWLLTAFAFFLPLLVVTLCYIVIIYTLATGPHNHTLYKQKARKLAILLLVVFYFCFLPFHVLRGTQIELQLHPVSCVTENQTYALFIVSMPLAALNTLGNLLLYVVMGDNFQQAILSLLKLKTNKTTK; the protein is encoded by the coding sequence ATGAATACGGTATCCGAAGACCTAGCCAATTTTACCACTTTGCCAAGCCATGCAGATACCTTCAAAAACTGCACAGATGAAGAATTCTTACAGATAAAATCCTATCTGTCTGTTCTTTACAGCATAATATTTCTGGTGTGCTTCCCAGGGAACATTATTGTAATTTTCACGTATATTTTCAAGATGAGGCCCTGGAAAAGCAGCACCATCATTATGTTAAACTTGGCTGTCACTGACCTGTTGTACTTAGCTACTCTTCCTTTTTTGATACACTACTCTGCTAATGGAGATAATTGGATCTTCGGAGCCTTCATGTGCAAGTTTATTCGCTTCAATTTCTACATCAACTTGTACAGCAGCATCTTTTTCCTCACTTGCTTCAGCATTTTCCGCTACATTGTAGTCATCTATCCAACGAGCTGCTTTTTTGTTCGGAAAAGGAGCTGGGCAGTGGTGGCTTGTGCTGCAGTTTGGGTGATTTCCCTGGTGGCTGCCAGTCCTCTGAACTTTCTGATCACTTCCAAAGAGAATCAAAACAGATCTATTTGCCTGGATCTTACTACTTCTGAAGACCTGGAAACTAGCAGGTGGTATAACTGGCTTCTGACTGCGTTCGCCTTCTTCTTACCTTTGCTAGTTGTGACTCTGTGTTACATTGTGATTATTTACACATTGGCTACAGGGCCTCATAATCACACTTTGTACAAGCAGAAGGCTCGCAAACTTGCCATTCTTCTCTTGGtggtattttatttctgtttcctaCCCTTTCATGTCTTGAGGGGGACTCAGATAGAACTACAACTTCATCCAGTTAGCTGCGTCACTGAGAACCAAACCTATGCTTTATTTATTGTATCTATGCCCTTAGCAGCACTAAATACACTTGGTAACTTATTACTCTATGTTGTGATGGGAGACAACTTCCAGCAGGCCATCCTCTCGCTTTTGAAATTGAAGACAAACAAGACCACGAAATAG